A genomic segment from Coregonus clupeaformis isolate EN_2021a unplaced genomic scaffold, ASM2061545v1 scaf0440, whole genome shotgun sequence encodes:
- the LOC121542999 gene encoding 39S ribosomal protein L51, mitochondrial: MSLLRGLLKAGVSLYHSTLQTTRQISTGVCCPVRMNAIPELKKVDRWTEKRSMFGVYDNIGILGDFKAHPKDLIVGPVWVKGFRGNELQRLTRKKRMVGDRMMTQDKHDMEKRIRFLYRHFNRFGKHR; the protein is encoded by the exons ATGTCTCTGTTGAGAGGGTTGCTGAAGGCTGGGGTGTCTCTTTACCACTCCACACTACAAACAACCAGACAAATAAGCACTG gtgtgtgcTGTCCAGTCCGTATGAATGCCATTCCTGAGCTGAAGAAGGTGGACAGGTGGACTGAGAAGAGGAGCATGTTTGGGGTTTATGACAACATAGGAATTTTAG GTGACTTTAAAGCCCACCCTAAGGACCTGATCGTCGGGCCGGTCTGGGTGAAGGGTTTCCGTGGCAATGAGCTGCAGCGTCTGACGAGGAAGAAAAGGATGGTGGGAGACAGGATGATGACGCAGGACAAACACGACATGGAGAAGAGGATCCGCTTCCTCTACCGACACTTCAACCGCTTTGGGAAACATCGCTGA